The following coding sequences are from one Salinicoccus sp. Bachu38 window:
- the purC gene encoding phosphoribosylaminoimidazolesuccinocarboxamide synthase, translating to MLLYEGKAKRVFNTETDGVYRIEYKDEVTAGNGEKHDFLTGKGRLNNLISADIFEYMAAHGIDSHFVERISETEQLVRAVDIIPLEVVVRNFAAGSIVKRLGLASHQPLDPPLVEFFYKNDDLGDPILTDDHVLMLGLATTEEIKALKAAALKINSVLSRMMAEMELSLIDFKIEFGKGQDGNIVLADEISPDTCRIVDMETKENFDKDVYRNSTGSLLDTYTAFYNKMEAIK from the coding sequence ATGCTGTTATATGAAGGAAAAGCGAAACGGGTCTTCAATACGGAGACGGATGGCGTCTACCGCATCGAATACAAGGATGAGGTGACGGCAGGGAACGGGGAAAAGCATGACTTCCTTACAGGAAAGGGAAGGCTCAACAACCTGATTTCCGCCGACATCTTCGAATACATGGCAGCTCACGGCATCGACTCCCATTTCGTGGAGCGCATCAGTGAGACGGAGCAGCTTGTCCGTGCAGTCGACATCATTCCACTCGAAGTGGTGGTCAGGAACTTTGCTGCAGGCAGCATCGTCAAACGCCTCGGGCTCGCTTCCCACCAGCCGCTCGATCCGCCGCTCGTCGAGTTCTTCTACAAGAACGACGACCTCGGCGACCCGATCCTGACAGATGATCATGTATTGATGCTCGGACTCGCCACAACGGAAGAGATCAAGGCACTGAAGGCAGCAGCACTGAAAATAAACAGCGTGCTCAGCCGGATGATGGCAGAGATGGAACTCTCCCTCATCGACTTCAAGATAGAGTTCGGCAAGGGTCAGGATGGAAACATCGTCCTTGCGGATGAGATTTCGCCGGATACATGCCGCATCGTCGACATGGAGACGAAAGAGAATTTCGATAAGGATGTGTACCGCAACAGCACCGGCTCGCTGCTCGATACGTACACTGCATTCTATAACAAGATGGAGGCCATTAAATAA
- the purS gene encoding phosphoribosylformylglycinamidine synthase subunit PurS, protein MKKVELIVTLKPQVLDTQGEALNRAVHELDHDEINNIRVGKVLYFDIDETEDAKIDDSVRQLSEKLFTNTVIETYSYRILDEVSQ, encoded by the coding sequence ATGAAGAAGGTAGAACTGATCGTTACACTGAAACCACAGGTACTGGATACGCAAGGGGAGGCACTGAACCGCGCGGTGCATGAGCTCGACCATGATGAAATCAACAACATCCGCGTCGGCAAGGTCCTTTATTTCGACATCGACGAGACGGAGGATGCAAAGATCGACGACAGTGTGCGCCAGCTGTCCGAGAAGCTGTTCACCAATACCGTCATCGAAACATACTCCTACAGAATCCTCGACGAGGTGTCCCAATAA
- the purQ gene encoding phosphoribosylformylglycinamidine synthase subunit PurQ, producing MKFAVVKFPGSNCDRDMLNAAVKAGGEAEYVDYRETSLEAYDGVLVPGGFSFGDYLRSGAMASVAPITRAIKEAAASGKPVLGVCNGFQILTEIGLLPGALIFNDTHTFISRNEVLTITNNETAFTSGYEKGESVIFPVAHGEGHYYCDDETHETLVENNRIVLTYNDNPNGSRADIAGIVNEAGNVFGLMPHPERALETLLGSDDGMRLFEKMNDWEANHDHIH from the coding sequence ATGAAGTTTGCAGTCGTGAAATTCCCAGGCTCCAACTGTGACAGGGACATGCTGAACGCCGCCGTCAAAGCGGGTGGCGAGGCGGAGTATGTCGACTACCGCGAAACTTCCCTCGAAGCATATGATGGCGTACTAGTTCCCGGCGGCTTCTCATTCGGCGACTACTTGAGGAGCGGTGCGATGGCGAGTGTGGCGCCGATCACCCGTGCCATCAAGGAAGCGGCGGCATCAGGCAAACCGGTGCTCGGCGTCTGCAATGGCTTCCAGATACTGACCGAAATCGGCCTCCTTCCGGGTGCACTCATCTTCAATGACACGCATACATTCATCTCCCGCAATGAAGTGCTGACGATCACGAACAATGAAACGGCGTTCACCAGCGGATATGAAAAGGGCGAATCCGTCATCTTCCCGGTTGCACACGGCGAAGGACACTACTACTGTGACGACGAAACACACGAAACACTTGTTGAAAATAACAGGATCGTACTCACATACAATGACAATCCGAATGGTTCGAGGGCGGACATCGCCGGCATCGTCAATGAAGCGGGCAACGTCTTCGGCCTGATGCCGCACCCGGAACGCGCGCTCGAGACACTGCTCGGCAGTGACGACGGCATGAGACTTTTTGAAAAAATGAACGATTGGGAGGCTAACCATGATCACATTCACTGA